A window of Leeia aquatica genomic DNA:
GTTGAATCATGTCGATGGCAGCGAGCAGCTCGGCATCCAGCGTCAGCTGCTGGCTATCCAGCGCCGACTGCAGTTGCGGGCAGGTGGTCACGCCAATGATGGTGCTGGCGACGAAGGGTTGCTGGCGGACAAAGGCCAGTGCCATTTGCGCGGGGTCCAGCCCCCGCTCACGGGCCAAGGCCACATAGCGGGCAATCGCTTGCTGTGCCTGAGGTTTGCGATAGCGCCCCCCAAAGGCCGGGAAGGCCGACAAACGCCCGCTTGCAGCCGGATCGTCCAGATATTTGCCGCTGAGTGCGCCAAAGGCGAGCGGGCTGTAGGCCAGCAGCGGTACACGCTCACGGTCCGCCACTTCGGCCAGTGCCGACTCAAAGCTGCGGTTGACCAGGCTGTAGGCATTCTGAATGGAGACAATGCGGGGCAAATCGTATTGCTCGGCTAGCCGCACGAATTGCATCACCCCCCACGCGGTTTCGTTGGACACCCCGATGTAGCGCACCTTGCCACTCGCCACCAGCGCGGAAAGGGCTTCCAGCTGGGCATGCACCGAGGGCGTATCCGCCGGGTCACTTTGTGCTTGATAACGGGTGCCGCCAAACATCGGCACATAGCGCGCGGGCCAATGCAGCTGGTAGAGGTCGATGTAGTCGGTTTGCAGGCGGCGCAGGCTATTGTCGACGGCTTGCTGCAATTGCTGCCGGGTGTACTGGATGGTCTCATGCGGGCGTAACCAGTCCATACCCCGGGTGGGGCCTGCCGCCTTGGTGGCGATGATGAACCGGTCCCGCGCCTGCTGTACCAACCAGCTGCCCAAATACTGCTCGGTTCGACCAGCAGTCTCGGCACGCGCCGGTACCGGGTACATCTCGGCGGTATCAATGAAATTGATGCCGTGCTCCGCCGCCATCGACAATTGTGCATGGGCATCGGCTTCATGGTTCTGCTCGCCCCAGGTCATGCTGCCCAGACAGATTGCAGAAACCTTGAGCGGGCTGTCGCCCAGTGTGTGATACAGCATGTGGACTCCGGCAAAAGGCGCAGGGTACAACACCCCACACCTTCATTGTAACGGTATCCACACCCGCCCGGGCAAGCAGACGCAACAGGCTTGATCCGGCGCAACCCGGGCTCAGCCTCTCTACTAAAGCGCTGGCATCAATACAGCGAACAAGCGGGCTGCAAGCCATGCTCGCACAGCCGTTGCAGGTTATCGCGGGCCAAAGGGTAATTCTGCCGCGCAGCCTGATAGAACCAGTACAGGGCAGCCACCAGATCACGCTCCACCCCATCGCCCGCCAGATAGAAGGTCGCCAGATTATTCTGGGCGGCAGGCAGGCCGGACTCCGCGGCCAGCCGGTACCAGTTGAAGGCCGCCCCTGCGTCTCGTTGCACCTCTTCACCACTGTCCAGCAGCTGTGCCAGGTTATACTGCGCCTGTGGCAAACCCAGTACCGCAGCTTTCTGGTAGGCCTGCATCGCTGCAGGCACATCACGTGGCCCGGCCACCCCATTTTCCAGCATCACGCCCATGTTGTACCACGCGGCAGGCATGCCCTGCTGGGCGGCTTGCTGATAGCGATGCAGCGCTGCGGCCTCGTCCTTGCCGCCGCCCACCCCATTGAGCATCATCATCGCGAGGCTGAACTGGGCATCCGCACTGCCATGATCGGCCGCACGCAGAAACCACTGCCTCGCCAGTTGCTGATCGAGCGGCAGACCATAGCCCTGCTCATGCAAGCGCCCCATGGCATATTCCGCTTCTGCATCGCCCTGCTCTGCCGCCATGCTCACCCGACGCAGCACATCCGGTGGCAACGCCAGGGTACTCGACACAAACTCCACGGACTGGGCTGCAGGATCCGGCGGTGGCGCCATGCTCAGACTGGCAGCAACGGGCAAGGGGAGCAGCAAAGTGATATACAGGATCAACCGAGAGGGTTTCACAGCTCACCTCCTTTCGTGGCGAACCGGTCTTCCGGTTTTTATCCTAGTCCCGTCCCCGAGGAGGAAACCATGACTGGCCGATCAACGGTCAGTCATTTTGAACCTGTGCCTGCGGCAGCCGACGAAAGGTCGGATTTACCTTTTGCCTTCGCATAAAAAAACCTCCCCGAAGGGAGGTTTCAAGACTGCAGCCACGGGCTGCAGTGACCATAGGAGACCGAGCTAAAACGATCAGAATGCGTGACGCATGCCGACCATGAAGCGGTTACGGCTGTCTTTGTTGGAAACCTTGTCACGCATGGTTTCGATGTATGCCGAGGTACGCTTGCTCAGGTTGTACGCAGCACGCAGCGACAGGATGTTACGACGGTCGCTGTTGAAGCTGTACTTCTCACGAGCGATAAAGGCGCCCAGATCCACCTTGCCGATGGTGTAGTAGGCGTACACACCGAAGGCCTTGGTGGTCTTGTTGCCTGGTTCCTTTTTACGCTGATATTCAGCGTAGGCGCTGAAATCGCCAAACTTGGCACCGCCAGTCAGGTTGTAAGTACTGGTATTGCCAGTGCTGGTGGCTTTGCGTTCAAAGCCACCGCCGATATCCCAATCGGCAGCATCGTAATCCAAACGCAGACTGGTATAAGTGCTAGCCTTTGCGGTGGTCGTCTTGTTTTCATCAGTGGACCATTGCAGCGAACCGGTAAAGCCGCTCATGTTCGGTGTGTTATAGCGCACCATGTTCGTGGTGCTACCTGGGCGGCCGAACACACCAGAGCCCGTGGTTTTGCCGGTTGAAGCAATGGTGTTACCCACGGTGCCACCTGCACCCATCACCACAAACTGATCGTGTTTTCCATCGCCAAAGTTGTCGTAGCCACGACCCACTACAATCTGGCCAAAACTGCCCTTCAGACCCACATAAGCACGGTCGTTGCCGAAGGTACCATCACGCGTTTTACCGTTTTCGTCGAAGCCGCTACCATCCAGACCAAAACGCTGGCGCACGATCCAGACCGCAGAAAGGCCGTTGCCCAAGTCTTCGGTACCCGCAAAGGCCATTTCACCACGACCATCCACGCTGGCCTCGGATGCATCGCCGCCAATCGAAGCCGCCGAATTCCGCCACTGTACACCGGCACGTACATAACCAGAGATGGTGACATTACCGCTGTCGGCAAAGGCAGCCGGGGCCAGCATGGCAGCCATCAGGGCCACCGTCAGTTTCTTTTGCATGATCATTCCCTTGAGTATTGATTTAATTTGGTGTGCCCCGGCTACGTACCGGAGCACACCGCAGAGCAGGCGCATCCCATTCTCTGCTGCGGCGCAACGACGCTTGCGTCATCGGCCTCCGTTATACCGGTCCATTCCTACATGCGGGTTACCGTTGCATGAAACGCGCGATCCAGCCGAGGCTTGTTGCATAATTGCCCTCATGATCATGTGCAGGAGTCATCATGACCCTATACCGACTACCCGCGCTCTATATGCGAGGTGGCACCAGCAAGGGGCTGTTCTTCAATGAGGCCGATCTGCCTGACGACCCGGCTTTGCGCCACGCCCTTCTGATCCGGGCGGTGGGCAGCCCGGACCCTTACGGCGCACAGATGGATGGCATGGGTACCGGCATTTCCAGTACCAGCAAGGTGGTCATCCTGCGGCGCAGTACCCAGCCGGATTGCGATGTAGACTACTGGTTTGGTCATGTCGATATTCAGCGCGGCACGCTGGATGAATCCGGCAATTGTGGCAACCTGAGTGCTGCGGTAGGCCCGGCGGCCTTGCTGATGGGGCTGCTGCCCGCGCAAGGCGAGCAAATAGACATCCGTATCTGGCAGCAGAACTTGGGCCAGCGCATTATCGCCACCGTCCCGCTGCAGCAGGGCTGGCCCGCCTGCGAGGGCGATTTCAAGCTGGATGGCCTGGCTTTTCCCGGGGCGGCCATCCAGCTGGCTTATCTGGACCCGGCAGGGCAGTCCGCCGGGCTGTTCCCGACGGGGCAGCCGCTAGACATCCTGCATTTACCCGATGGCAATACCCTGGAAGCCACCTTGCTGGATTGCAGCAACCCGTTGATTCTGGTGCGCGCAGTGGACCTGGGCCTGAACGGAACCGAGTTACCGGTAGAAATCAACGCGGATGCGGGCTTGTTGGCCCGACTGGAGACGATTCGCGCCAGCGGTGCCGTTGCCATGGGTCTGGCCCGGACCGTGGCTGAAGCCAGTCAACTACGGCCTGCCACCCCCAAGCTGGCGCTACTGAGTACCGCACAGGATTATGCCAGCACCACGGGCGAACCTGTCCAGCACGAGGAGCAGCATCTCACGGCCCGCATCCTGTCGATGGGCAAGCTGCACCATGCCTTTACCGGTACCGGCAGCCTGGCGCTGGCGGTAGCCACCTTGATCCCCGGCACCCTGGCCCATGCCCTGAGCCGCCCGGTTGACGGCGGTCTGGTGCGCTTCGGTCATCCATCGGGCTATAACGAGGTGGATGCGACGGTGGAGTCGGTGGCAGGCCAATGGCAGGTGCGGCAGGTGAACATGACACGCACGGCACGCTGCCTGATGCAGGGTGTGGTGTGGGTACCGCTGGAGGAGCATTAAACAGCATGGGGTGAGATGGCGTGCCCGACAGGGATCGAACCTGTAACCCCCAGCTTAGAAGGCTGGTGCTCTATCCAGTTGAGCTACGGGCACGTTGTGGCCGATCGACTCGCGGCAGGCCGGGAAGGCAGAATGAAACCTTGCTGCTGAAACAGGGTGGTGCCGACGACCGGAATCGAACTGGTGACCTTCGCATTACAAGTGCGCTGCTCTACCTACTGAGCTACGTCGGCATTCGCATCAGCCTGTTACCCGATGCGGTCGGCTAGTTTAAAAGAAGCAACAGCAAATTGGAAGCCTCAGCACGGGGATTCCACACCGAGGCCTCATCCCTGTACAGGGCGTGATGCTTATTTGACGACTTTCAGCCTGGGGCGCTCGGCCTTCTCCGGCTCAGGCTGCACCTCATCCCCCGGGCCTTCATCCGTAGGTGGTGGCTCAGGCTGGCCATCGTCGTTCACCTCAAACGCCATGCCGGTACCATCCTCGCGGGCAAACACCGCACGCACCCGGTTCACCGGCACATAAATCTGGCGGGAGGCCCCATTGAAGCGGGCGGAAAAGGTAATCACCTCATTCCCGATTTGCAAGCCTTGGGTGGCCGTCGGGCTGATGTTGAGGGTGATTTCACCATCCTTCACATACTCTACCGGAACGCGGGTCTGCGCGGAGACCGCGACCACCAGATACGGCGTCATACCGTTATCACAGCACCATTCATGAATGGCGCGGATAAAGTAAGGGGTGGTCGTGATCACACTCACTTGCGCATGGCCTTTTCGGAAGCGGTCAGCGAATCAATAAAGGCTTGGCGGCTGAACAGGCGCTCGGCGTACTTCAGCACCGGCGCGGCCGTCTTCGGCAGCTCAATGCCATAGTGTTCCAGGCGCCACAGCAGCGGGGCGACCGCCACGTCCAGCATGGAAAACTCCTCGCCCAGCATGTATTTCTGCTTGGTGAAGATCGGGGCCAGCTTGCTCAGGCCATCACGAATGGCGGCGCGTGCCTTGTCCACGCCCTTGCTGCCCTCTTCCAATGCCTCGACATGAACAAACAGCTCCCGTTCAAAGCCATGCAGGAAGAGGCGCGCGCGCGCGCGCATGATCGGGTCAGCCGGCATCAGTTGCGGATGCGGGAAGCGCTCATCAATGTACTCATTGATGATGTTGGACTCATGCAGGATGAGGTCCCGCTCGACCAGTACCGGCACCTGGTTGTAGGGATTCATCACCGCCAGATCTTCTGGCTTGTTGTGAATGTCCACATCCACAATCTGGAAATCCATGCCTTTTTCAAACAGCACAATGCGGCAACGGTGGC
This region includes:
- a CDS encoding NADP(H)-dependent aldo-keto reductase, whose amino-acid sequence is MLYHTLGDSPLKVSAICLGSMTWGEQNHEADAHAQLSMAAEHGINFIDTAEMYPVPARAETAGRTEQYLGSWLVQQARDRFIIATKAAGPTRGMDWLRPHETIQYTRQQLQQAVDNSLRRLQTDYIDLYQLHWPARYVPMFGGTRYQAQSDPADTPSVHAQLEALSALVASGKVRYIGVSNETAWGVMQFVRLAEQYDLPRIVSIQNAYSLVNRSFESALAEVADRERVPLLAYSPLAFGALSGKYLDDPAASGRLSAFPAFGGRYRKPQAQQAIARYVALARERGLDPAQMALAFVRQQPFVASTIIGVTTCPQLQSALDSQQLTLDAELLAAIDMIQQDSPNPAP
- a CDS encoding tetratricopeptide repeat protein, with product MKPSRLILYITLLLPLPVAASLSMAPPPDPAAQSVEFVSSTLALPPDVLRRVSMAAEQGDAEAEYAMGRLHEQGYGLPLDQQLARQWFLRAADHGSADAQFSLAMMMLNGVGGGKDEAAALHRYQQAAQQGMPAAWYNMGVMLENGVAGPRDVPAAMQAYQKAAVLGLPQAQYNLAQLLDSGEEVQRDAGAAFNWYRLAAESGLPAAQNNLATFYLAGDGVERDLVAALYWFYQAARQNYPLARDNLQRLCEHGLQPACSLY
- a CDS encoding porin; the protein is MQKKLTVALMAAMLAPAAFADSGNVTISGYVRAGVQWRNSAASIGGDASEASVDGRGEMAFAGTEDLGNGLSAVWIVRQRFGLDGSGFDENGKTRDGTFGNDRAYVGLKGSFGQIVVGRGYDNFGDGKHDQFVVMGAGGTVGNTIASTGKTTGSGVFGRPGSTTNMVRYNTPNMSGFTGSLQWSTDENKTTTAKASTYTSLRLDYDAADWDIGGGFERKATSTGNTSTYNLTGGAKFGDFSAYAEYQRKKEPGNKTTKAFGVYAYYTIGKVDLGAFIAREKYSFNSDRRNILSLRAAYNLSKRTSAYIETMRDKVSNKDSRNRFMVGMRHAF
- a CDS encoding 2-methylaconitate cis-trans isomerase PrpF family protein, which gives rise to MTLYRLPALYMRGGTSKGLFFNEADLPDDPALRHALLIRAVGSPDPYGAQMDGMGTGISSTSKVVILRRSTQPDCDVDYWFGHVDIQRGTLDESGNCGNLSAAVGPAALLMGLLPAQGEQIDIRIWQQNLGQRIIATVPLQQGWPACEGDFKLDGLAFPGAAIQLAYLDPAGQSAGLFPTGQPLDILHLPDGNTLEATLLDCSNPLILVRAVDLGLNGTELPVEINADAGLLARLETIRASGAVAMGLARTVAEASQLRPATPKLALLSTAQDYASTTGEPVQHEEQHLTARILSMGKLHHAFTGTGSLALAVATLIPGTLAHALSRPVDGGLVRFGHPSGYNEVDATVESVAGQWQVRQVNMTRTARCLMQGVVWVPLEEH
- a CDS encoding ClpXP protease specificity-enhancing factor is translated as MSVITTTPYFIRAIHEWCCDNGMTPYLVVAVSAQTRVPVEYVKDGEITLNISPTATQGLQIGNEVITFSARFNGASRQIYVPVNRVRAVFAREDGTGMAFEVNDDGQPEPPPTDEGPGDEVQPEPEKAERPRLKVVK
- a CDS encoding glutathione S-transferase N-terminal domain-containing protein — its product is MMTLYSGTTCPFSHRCRIVLFEKGMDFQIVDVDIHNKPEDLAVMNPYNQVPVLVERDLILHESNIINEYIDERFPHPQLMPADPIMRARARLFLHGFERELFVHVEALEEGSKGVDKARAAIRDGLSKLAPIFTKQKYMLGEEFSMLDVAVAPLLWRLEHYGIELPKTAAPVLKYAERLFSRQAFIDSLTASEKAMRK